In a single window of the Nitrospira defluvii genome:
- the trmD gene encoding tRNA (guanosine(37)-N1)-methyltransferase TrmD has protein sequence MRCAVVTLFPDMVAPVLGQSILKRAQEKGLLEVGVENLRDYTFDRHKTADDVPYGGGAGMVMKAEPVLRAIDALRGRYQTSHPGTTLRVIVPSPQGRPFTQELAHSLAQDERVVVFVCGHYEGMDERVRLALHPEEISVGDYVLTGGELPALVMIDAAARLVPGVLGDAASAAEESFTEGLLEYPHYTRPADVRGMAVPEVLVSGHHEAIRVWRRKEALRNTYLKRPDLLRDRELGVEDRRLLNEVMQESLVQVPVR, from the coding sequence ATGCGCTGTGCCGTGGTGACATTGTTCCCGGATATGGTGGCTCCGGTTCTCGGCCAGAGTATCCTCAAACGTGCCCAGGAGAAGGGCTTGTTGGAGGTAGGGGTCGAGAATTTGCGTGACTACACCTTTGACCGGCATAAGACGGCCGACGACGTGCCGTACGGCGGCGGGGCGGGGATGGTCATGAAGGCTGAGCCGGTTCTGCGCGCCATTGATGCGTTACGTGGCCGGTATCAGACCTCTCATCCGGGAACGACCCTGCGAGTGATTGTGCCGTCCCCGCAAGGGCGCCCGTTCACGCAGGAATTGGCGCACTCTCTGGCACAGGACGAACGTGTCGTCGTGTTTGTGTGCGGGCATTATGAAGGGATGGACGAGCGTGTTCGGTTGGCGCTGCATCCCGAGGAGATTTCTGTCGGCGATTATGTGTTAACCGGCGGAGAGTTGCCGGCATTGGTGATGATTGATGCCGCTGCCCGCTTGGTCCCCGGCGTTCTCGGTGATGCGGCGTCGGCAGCCGAAGAGTCCTTCACCGAGGGGCTGTTGGAGTATCCGCACTACACCAGACCGGCAGATGTACGAGGCATGGCGGTTCCTGAGGTGTTGGTCTCGGGGCACCACGAGGCGATTCGAGTGTGGCGCCGGAAGGAAGCGTTGCGGAATACGTATCTCAAGCGGCCGGATCTGTTGCGGGATCGCGAGCTTGGAGTGGAAGATCGACGGTTATTAAACGAAGTGATGCAAGAGAGTCTGGTACAGGTACCTGTTCGTTGA
- the rimM gene encoding ribosome maturation factor RimM (Essential for efficient processing of 16S rRNA), translated as MATLDQAELVTIGRIERSFGVRGEARVRSLSDVPGRFDHLHEVTLVAPNGKSLVTRVTHVRSGGPTLIVGFDAFTTPEQVAEFRGGLVQVPRGDSPALPTDHYYQCDLIGMVVQDEAGTVLGRLEDVLAFAENQAFLVRQDGKELLIPAAKQLVIAVDVAGRVMTVRLPEGFGDL; from the coding sequence ATGGCGACGCTCGATCAGGCAGAGCTTGTGACCATTGGACGGATTGAGCGGTCGTTCGGCGTACGAGGCGAAGCGCGGGTGCGATCGCTGAGCGACGTGCCGGGTCGGTTTGATCACCTTCATGAGGTGACCCTTGTGGCGCCGAATGGCAAGAGCCTTGTCACCCGCGTGACCCATGTGCGGTCTGGTGGGCCCACGCTGATTGTCGGGTTCGATGCCTTCACGACCCCCGAGCAGGTCGCCGAATTTCGCGGCGGACTCGTGCAGGTTCCACGTGGTGACTCGCCAGCGCTGCCGACCGATCACTACTATCAATGCGATTTGATCGGGATGGTCGTGCAGGATGAGGCGGGGACGGTGTTGGGGCGGCTGGAGGATGTACTGGCCTTCGCTGAGAACCAAGCGTTTCTGGTCCGCCAGGATGGAAAAGAGCTCCTGATTCCTGCTGCGAAACAGCTCGTGATTGCGGTGGATGTCGCGGGACGCGTGATGACCGTTCGATTGCCCGAGGGGTTCGGAGACCTCTAG
- the rpsP gene encoding 30S ribosomal protein S16, producing MAVHLRLARTGRHKRPMYRVIAADSRKPRDGRFLEILGIFDPLKNPAVPELKSERVLSWLRHGAQPTTTVRTLLKRHGVWKEFETEKSAKAAKPEQGDTRKK from the coding sequence GTGGCAGTTCATTTACGATTGGCGCGGACGGGGCGACACAAGCGTCCGATGTATCGGGTGATCGCGGCGGATTCGCGGAAGCCTCGCGACGGCCGGTTCTTGGAAATTCTCGGCATTTTTGACCCGCTCAAGAACCCGGCGGTGCCGGAATTGAAGTCGGAGCGAGTGCTCTCGTGGTTGCGGCACGGCGCGCAGCCCACCACGACCGTGCGGACGCTGCTCAAGCGGCACGGTGTGTGGAAAGAGTTCGAGACCGAGAAGAGCGCAAAGGCTGCGAAGCCGGAACAAGGCGACACGCGCAAGAAGTAA